TGAGGGAAGCATTCCATCCCTCATTTTTACTTCCATTTAATTATATCAAAAGTGAACTATTTTAGCAATTAGCGTCTATATACTAATTGATGGATGAGCTTGTTTTTCTTCTTGTTGCTTTTCTTGCTGAAATAATTGGAACAATGGCAGGTTTTGGGTCGTCAACTATCCTGATGACATTTGCACTTTTTTTGTTCGATTTTAGAACGACATTAACACTGGTAGCATTCTTTCACCTTTCTGGCAGTGCTGGAAGAATAATATTCTTCCATAAAAGCATAAACAAAAGATTGCTGATCCTCTTTGGAATTCCTGGAGTTATTTTTACATTTATTGGAGCAATACTTGTCAGATACATTTCTTCAGAATTTCTGGAGTTTTTTCTTGGAGCTTTTCTTCTTACATATGTACTTATATCCGTCCTGAATCCCGAATTCTCTGTTAAAGCAAGTAAAGTTAACAGTACAGCAGGAGGCATACTTTCAGGTTTTATCTCAGGTATAATAGGTACTGGAGGTATCATAAAAAGCGCATTTCTTACATCTTTCAAACTTGAAAAATCAGTTTATATTGCAACTGCTGCTTCAATTTCATTTATAATAGATATCATAAGAATTTCTATCTACCTTTCAGAAGGATATCTTTCATCACAATATTACATCTACATTCCTGTACTGTTCACTATAGCTCTGATAGGTTCTTTCATTGGAAAGAATATAGTCAATATGATTTCAGAAAAGAGGTTCAGAGTATTTGTACTGGTAGTCATAGCATTAATGAGTCTGAAGTTCATATTTGATGGAATATCAAAAATTTTTGGCTTCATCTAATCATACTGAAAAGTAGTAGCTTCTGACCAAAAAATATATTTTACTATTTAATTGAAAAATTGCCTTATCTTTTAATCCTAAATCTTTTCAATATCCTCAATTGTCTTTCCACTCAGGACAGACTCAGGACGAATATCTAAAATATCTCCATTATGATCTGTACTGATATCTTCACCTTTCATTTTAAGAAGCAGCCATTGGCCTTTATTTCTACCAGATGACTTTATAAGTGCAAATTTTCCCTGTACCTTCTCACCACTGAGAATGACTTTAACATGACCTTTTTTGATAGAATCCTTCATTGAGATCAATTTATCGTCTTTCTCATTTATGTTCTCATAGGTTCCCTTATCCCACACAATAACAGTTCCACCTCCATATTCATCTTCAGGAATGACACCTTCAAAGTTAGCATATTCAATGGGATGATCTTCAGTTTCGATTGCAAGACGTTTCTTAGAAGGATCCATAGAAGGTCCTTTTGGAACAGCCCATGACTTCAATACACCATCAACTTCAAGTCTGAGATCATAATGAAGATTACGTGCATTATGTTTTTGAATAACAAATACTGGATACTTATGTTCCTCAGTGCGATTTCCGGATGGTTCTGAAGTTTTATTAAAATCTCTTTTCTTTTTGTATTCAGCTAAATTCTCTGACATAGAATTTACCTCAAATTAATAATTAATTTAAAATATTAATAAGATTTTGATAGGTGACATATTTATCCGAATATTTTAAAGAAAGCTCTCAAAAAAGGAATAAATACACAGATCCTTATACAGATGAAGGAAGCAGCAATGAGCAAACTGAAAAAAATACCAGTTATAGATATATCATGGGATGCTGAAGGAATACTTATAGAACGTAATAACAGATTTCTTGGAACAGTTGACATTCCAGATTGTGATTTAAAAAATGTAATGGTCCATATAAGGGATCCTGGAAGACTTGAAAACATTTTATATCCTGGAAATAAGCTATTACTGAAAAAAAGAAACGGGAAAAATAGAAAAACAAATTGGGAGCTCATTGCAGCCAGAGTGAAAAATGAGTGGATACTGGTAAATTCAGGATATCATCACATGATAGCCCGATACATTATAGAAAATGACATGATACCATCAATAGGTAAAATTGAAAAAGTGATGTCTGAGAAAAGATTTGGAGATAGCAGGCTGGACTTCCTTATATTAAATCATGATGGTTCAAAGATATGGACAGAAGTAAAGGGATGCACAATGGCAGAAAAAAATACTGCTCTGTTTCCTGATGCAGTGACATCCAGAGGAAAAAGGCATATAGAAGAACTGATCAGGATAGTTGAAATGGGGGATAGAGCACTTCTTCTGATACTTATCTTTAGACCAGAGTCAAAATGCTTTGCCCCAAATAACATAATTGATCCGGAATTTTCCAGATCGTTTGAACTTGCCACAAACAAAGGAGTTTTGGTACATCCGGTCATATTGAAATATGAGAATGGAACAATATATTACCTATCAGAGATTCCCCTCTGCAAATAAATAAAAAACAAACATCTTTTTATTCATTGAAATGATTTGCATATATATATGAAATTTGAAGCAATTGGAACCGTTTTCAATCATGCGTATGAAGATTCACTGAAAATACTGGCATTCTGGAAGGATTGTGTCAGCGCCATTGAAATGAAAAATGATATATATGTCAAATCTTTGTTTTCAGATGAATATTCACATTATATTATAATCCATGATCCACTGACAATCTGCTATTCTGAAGAAAAGGATGAGTGGAACAGAAGATTTTCACAGAATGCAGGAATTTCTATTGTCAAATTTTTGAAATCTGAAGAAAATATAGTATATGTAAAGGGCCTATTTGCAGAAAATTCATCTAGCGTATATACAATTTTACCATACACGATGTTTGATGAAAAGGAAGCACAATTTCCAATATCAGACATTGAAAATACAAGAAAAAAGTTAATGAAGGAGCTAATACCCCATATCCACGGCACAAATATCCTTGACATTGGATGCGGAATTGGCTCCATAACAATGGAGATCGCTCAACATAACCCAAAAGCATCCGTTTATGGTGTTGAAATATCCGATAATATGGTAAGACAATCTAAAATGAATTCCATGATCCTTAAAATAGAAAATTCCCAGTTTCAAACAGCAAATGTATATAATTTACCCTTCAAAAGTAAATCAATCGATGTTGCCACATGTTTTTTTATGCTTCATCACTTAACTGACATTCCTGCTGCAATATCTGAAATAAAAAGAATACTTACAGATGATGGGATACTTATTGCAGCTGATCCAA
Above is a genomic segment from Methanosalsum zhilinae DSM 4017 containing:
- a CDS encoding sulfite exporter TauE/SafE family protein, which codes for MDELVFLLVAFLAEIIGTMAGFGSSTILMTFALFLFDFRTTLTLVAFFHLSGSAGRIIFFHKSINKRLLILFGIPGVIFTFIGAILVRYISSEFLEFFLGAFLLTYVLISVLNPEFSVKASKVNSTAGGILSGFISGIIGTGGIIKSAFLTSFKLEKSVYIATAASISFIIDIIRISIYLSEGYLSSQYYIYIPVLFTIALIGSFIGKNIVNMISEKRFRVFVLVVIALMSLKFIFDGISKIFGFI
- a CDS encoding DNA polymerase ligase N-terminal domain-containing protein, whose translation is MSENLAEYKKKRDFNKTSEPSGNRTEEHKYPVFVIQKHNARNLHYDLRLEVDGVLKSWAVPKGPSMDPSKKRLAIETEDHPIEYANFEGVIPEDEYGGGTVIVWDKGTYENINEKDDKLISMKDSIKKGHVKVILSGEKVQGKFALIKSSGRNKGQWLLLKMKGEDISTDHNGDILDIRPESVLSGKTIEDIEKI
- the sfsA gene encoding DNA/RNA nuclease SfsA; the encoded protein is MSKLKKIPVIDISWDAEGILIERNNRFLGTVDIPDCDLKNVMVHIRDPGRLENILYPGNKLLLKKRNGKNRKTNWELIAARVKNEWILVNSGYHHMIARYIIENDMIPSIGKIEKVMSEKRFGDSRLDFLILNHDGSKIWTEVKGCTMAEKNTALFPDAVTSRGKRHIEELIRIVEMGDRALLLILIFRPESKCFAPNNIIDPEFSRSFELATNKGVLVHPVILKYENGTIYYLSEIPLCK
- a CDS encoding class I SAM-dependent methyltransferase, coding for MKFEAIGTVFNHAYEDSLKILAFWKDCVSAIEMKNDIYVKSLFSDEYSHYIIIHDPLTICYSEEKDEWNRRFSQNAGISIVKFLKSEENIVYVKGLFAENSSSVYTILPYTMFDEKEAQFPISDIENTRKKLMKELIPHIHGTNILDIGCGIGSITMEIAQHNPKASVYGVEISDNMVRQSKMNSMILKIENSQFQTANVYNLPFKSKSIDVATCFFMLHHLTDIPAAISEIKRILTDDGILIAADPMGHHHGPQFMEDDWKMLFEEAGFNSSVKKIGKAAVSFSQPIDK